Proteins co-encoded in one Papaver somniferum cultivar HN1 chromosome 5, ASM357369v1, whole genome shotgun sequence genomic window:
- the LOC113280139 gene encoding uncharacterized protein LOC113280139 — MAEKNMDKCLCPCANCINVNGHVSLNLVERHLYKYGMAGSYTIWKHHGEVDHNSQNQPNPSSANVDIDDDDDDDDYEDDDEIVEMIHTQIESIRLDSQGEGMDTGRDDKGEVDFGEFAELLSEAKEELYPGCTDFSSLTFLIKLMHIKVLNHMSNKCFEMLLQLLKLAFPKTNRIPKSYYDAKKMLRDLGLGYESIHACKNDCALFWKEHGERVDCPVCHESRYKIDDGKGKKIPHKILRYFPLKPRLQRLFSSKHTAKDMRWHKDKYDQKEGVLKHPADGEAWKDFDNRYPSFAQDPRNVRLGLATDGFNPFGNMSKSYSMWPVILIPYNLPPWKCMKEPFFMMSLLIPGPQAPGRDIDVYLRPLIDELKEMWDTGVETSDASSEKSFRMHVAVLWTINDFPAYANLSGWSTKGYLSCPVCNEDEPSIKLRRKICYMGHRRYLSPDHKWRQSNLYNGKHDYRSPPKKFTGDDKNRKRCPDELNWVKKSIFYELPYWKDHLIRHKLDVIHIEKNICDNIVGTLMNIEGKTKDTMKARLDLEDMNIKKELHLKRVGNKFIKRPACYTLSPDQMRDFCKFLKSVKFPDGYAANISRSVNVNEGKISGLKSHDFHFLLQRLLPVGIRPYLKKDLCTPLIELCNFFHDLCAKTLTVAHLDELEKAIPLILCKLERIYPPAFFDVMVHLAVHLPQEAKLVGPVGYSWMYPIERALGTLKRYMKNKARPEGSIAEAYIV; from the exons ATGGCGGAGAAAAACATGGATAAATGTTTATGTCCATGTGCAAATTGTATAAACGTAAACGGTCATGTTTCATTGAATCTTGTCGAAAGGCATCTATATAAATATGGAATGGCAGGAAGTTACACGATATGGAAACATCATGGAGAAGTTGATCATAATTCCCAAAATCAGCCTAATCCAAGTTCCGCCAACGTtgatattgatgatgatgatgatgatgatgattatgaggaTGACGATGAAATAGTTGAAATGATACACACACAAATCGAATCGATACGGTTGGATAGTCAAGGAGAAGGAATGGATACTGGTCGTGATGATAAGGGTGAAGTAGATTTTGGAGAGTTTGCTGAGTTATTAAGTGAAGCCAAAGAAGAATTGTATCCTGGCTGCACAGATTTTTCGTCATTGACGTTCCTTATAAAGTTGATGCATATCAAGGTACTAAATCACATGAGTAACAAGTGCTTTGAAATGCTCCTCCAACTGCTGAAACTAGCTTTTCCAAAAACCAATAGGATTCCGAAGTCATACTATGATGCCAAGAAGATGCTTCGTGACTTGGGATTGGGTTATGAATCAATCCATGCATGTAAAAATGATTGTgcactcttttggaaagagcacgGTGAAAGAGTTGATTGTCCTGTTTGTCATGAGTCTAGGTACAAAATTGACGATGGGAAAGGCAAGAAAATCCCGCACAAGATATTGCGATATTTTCCAttaaaacctagattacaaagGTTATTTTCATCAAAACACACAGCTAAAGATATGCGATGGCACAAGGACAAGTATGACCAGAAAGAAGGAGTTTTGAAGCATCCTGCTGATGGGGAAGCTTGGAAAGATTTTGATAATCGGTATCCATCGTTTGCACAAGATCCGCGTAACGTTCGACTTGGTTTGGCCACCGATGGATTTAATCCTTTTGGAAACATGAGCAAATCATACAGTATGTGGCCGGTGATACTTATACCTTATAATCTACCTCCTTGGAAATGCATGAAGGAGCCTTTTTTCATGATGTCATTACTTATTCCTGGCCCACAAGCACCTGGCAGAGATATTGATGTATATTTGCGTCCTTTGATTGATGAACTGAAAGAAATGTGGGATACTGGTGTGGAAACTTCTGATGCCTCAAGTGAAAAAAGTTTTCGTATGCATGTAGCTGTGTTGTGGACCATTAATGACTTTCCAGCATATGCCAATTTGTCTGGATGGAGTACAAAAGGGTATTTATCTTGTCCTGTTTGCAATGAAGATGAACCATCAATTAAATTGAGGAGAAAGATATGTTATATGGGCCATCGCCGATACCTGTCCCCTGATCATAAGTGGAGACAGAGTAATCTTTATAATGGAAAACACGATTATCGGTCTCCACCTAAGAAGTTTACAGGAGATGATAAGAATCGTAAGCGTTGTCCTGATGAATTGAACTGGGTAAAGAAGAGCATATTCTACGAGCTTCCATATTGGAAAGATCATTTAATCAGACATAAGCTTGATGTGATTCATATTGAGAAAAATATATGTGATAACATTGTGGGAACATTGATGAACATTGAAGGAAAAACAAAAGATACAATGAAAGCTCGTTTAGATTTGGAAGACATGAACATAAAAAAAGAGCTGCATCTTAAACGCGTGGGAAACAAATTCATAAAACGTCCTGCGTGTTATACTCTGTCACCAGATCAAATGAGAGATTTTTGTAAATTCCTAAAATCGGTGAAGTTTCCAGATGGTTATGCCGCTAACATATCAAGGAGTGTTAACGTTAATGAAGGAAAGATATCCGGTCTCAAAAgtcatgattttcattttttattacaAAGGCTACTCCCTGTCGGGATTCGACCTTACCTGAAAAAAGATCTGTGCACTCCCTTGATTGAGTTGTGCAATTTCTTTCATGATTTGTGTGCAAAGACATTGACTGTAGCTCACTTGGATGAACTCGAAAAAGCAATACCGTTGATTTTGTGTAAGTTGGAAAGGATTTATCCACCTGCCTTTTTTGATGTCATGGTTCACCTAGCTGTTCACTTGCCACAGGAAGCAAAACTTGTTGGACCAGTAGGTTATAGCTGGATGTATCCAATTGAAAG GGCATTGGGGACTCTTAAGCGTTACATGAAAAATAAAGCTCGTCCAGAGGGATCAATTGCAGAAGCTTACATAGTTTGA
- the LOC113280140 gene encoding uncharacterized protein LOC113280140 encodes MDYHFVSVEELSQGKTYSGAATLISAHKLELNWKQFSTAQVWIENGPENEKNNIQFGCLAYPAIFEDNYSPLFGYWTVFLGSVLGQTSTYGKSTYELPARVYRDSETGNWWLMFNVIIGYWPGELFTHLGNDASVV; translated from the exons ATGGATTATCAT TTTGTCTCTGTTGAAGAACTTAGCCAAGGAAAAACATACTCTGGAGCCGCAACTCTTATAAGTGCACATAAGCTTGAATTAAACTGGAAACAGTTTAGCACCGCACAAGTTTGGATAGAGAATGGGCCGGAAAATGAAAAGAACAACATTCAATTCGGTTGTCTG GCATATCCTGCAATCTTCGAGGATAACTACAGTCCACTATTTGGTTATTGGACG GTATTTCTTGGTTCAGTTTTAGGACAAACATCAACCTATGGAAAAAGTACATACGAACTACCTGCAAGGGTATATCGG GATTCGGAAACTGGTAACTGGTGGTTGATGTTTAACGTTATAATAGGATATTGGCCAGGAGAACTCTTTACGCATTTAGGAAATGATGCTTCGGTTGTATGA